Proteins encoded within one genomic window of Aspergillus nidulans FGSC A4 chromosome VII:
- a CDS encoding glycosyltransferase family 31 protein (transcript_id=CADANIAT00008683), which yields MSTKMNLRDRSPMSSSWVWKKKLPRFLAAACLIGTLLFFIGPRINHHKLEEDIVQAASDTAKTVADITAQPPPAENITVTSKVGCEPDLDVLERLGVKKLSKYVRREVIAVQAPMNPPLTQVLETPLFDKHSIGWRAPENAEPLQSDCSIATPLTLQVPRPVEHIDASHFDFGVATTLDRLNESLDAFTHWAGNTGVRIFALIEPDRRVPEVLAKAERLGIQLFVTESGEEYQTRYFSLVSHLAHNLREETRWSCIIDDDTFFLSISALVEAFEHYDHTQQMYVGGVSESVAQIGLFGLMGFGGAGVFLSRPLIEQLSKPEVFDACQQMVYTGDRRISLCVYQYSDASLTIDHRLRQLDFRGDASGFFEAARPLPLSVHHWKSWFHTDMTKLSQVSEVCGDSCLLRKFRFADGWTLTNGFSIIKYSKELSLDDHSMELTWDGDHGANREAFMHELGPLREKDDGKVSYLMADSVTDGNQVRQWYIRRDESNGDAVFELTWRRQ from the coding sequence ATGTCGACGAAAATGAACCTTCGAGATAGAAGCCCCATGAGTTCATCGTGGGTttggaagaaaaagctgcCTCGCTttctcgccgccgcctgTTTGATCGGCACactccttttcttcatcggTCCACGGATCAACCACCATAAATTGGAGGAGGATATAGTGCAGGCGGCTTCAGATACTGCCAAAACCGTTGCCGATATCACCGCACAGCCGCCTCCTGCAGAAAACATCACGGTTACTTCGAAGGTCGGGTGCGAGCCCGATCTCGATGTTCTAGAACGCCTTGGCGTTAAGAAGTTGTCTAAGTATGTGCGTCGGGAAGTGATCGCAGTGCAGGCGCCGATGAACCCGCCCTTAACGCAAGTTCTTGAGACTCCTTTGTTCGATAAGCATTCGATCGGCTGGAGGGCGCCCGAGAACGCGGAGCCATTGCAGAGCGACTGCTCGATTGCCACCCCGCTCACCTTACAAGTCCCGCGCCCTGTTGAACACATTGACGCCTCGCACTTCGATTTCGGTGTCGCCACTACGTTGGACAGGTTGAACGAGTCTCTAGATGCCTTTACTCACTGGGCCGGTAATACCGGAGTCCGCATCTTCGCACTGATTGAGCCAGATCGGCGGGTGCCCGAGGTCCTTGCCAAGGCTGAACGGCTCGGGATTCAACTGTTCGTGACAGAGAGCGGCGAGGAATACCAGACTCGGTATTTCTCGCTGGTTTCGCACTTGGCTCACAACCTGCGGGAGGAGACACGTTGGTCTTGCATCATTGATGATGACACATTTTTCCTCTCGATCTCCGCTCTAGTGGAGGCTTTTGAGCACTACGATCACACCCAGCAAATGTATGTCGGCGGAGTGTCGGAAAGCGTGGCGCAAATCGGATTATTTGGGCTCATGGGATTCGGAGGCGCTGGCGTTTTCCTATCTCGGCCTTTGATCGAGCAGCTCAGCAAACCCGAGGTTTTCGACGCTTGCCAGCAAATGGTGTACACGGGCGATCGCCGGATTTCCCTGTGCGTGTATCAGTACTCAGACGCATCTTTGACCATCGACCACCGACTGCGGCAACTGGATTTCCGCGGCGACGCCTCTGGGTTCTTCGAAGCGGCCAGGCCGCTACCCCTGTCTGTCCACCactggaagagctggttcCACACCGATATGACCAAACTAAGCCAAGTCAGTGAAGTATGCGGCGACTCCTGTCTTCTGCGCAAATTCCGCTTTGCCGACGGCTGGACCCTGACCAACGGTTTTTCGATCATTAAGTACAGCAAAGAACTCAGCCTGGATGATCACTCAATGGAGTTGACCTGGGATGGAGACCACGGCGCCAACCGTGAAGCCTTCATGCATGAACTCGGGCCCTTGCGCGAGAAAGACGATGGAAAAGTCAGCTATCTAATGGCCGACTCAGTCACAGACGGCAACCAAGTTCGCCAATGGTACATCCGCCGTGATGAGTCCAACGGCGATGCAGTTTTCGAATTGACCTGGCGAAGGCAGTAG
- a CDS encoding protein amyR (transcript_id=CADANIAT00008684), which produces MASPAAPKHKPFKQACDNCRRRKIKCSRELPCDKCQRLLLSCSYSDVLRRKGPKFRTLYPLAPIHPLVARDRQILQYDPPRFSAEREWYAEPTSYPVGGSPTSPPFMEEPQYLPPEHPDSFSRLPPPELVSSPDSLNSLSDSPTAVLFRSPRILTAPVLLAHVNVYLKYMFPIMPVVRREELQQDCHHPERLTPQRYAFLASLCAATHIQLKLDGATPVADPSHFQAGENSSMSGEELLAEAVRARKDCDPIEDMNVESLLTSFFLFASYGNLDRQDHAWFYLCQATSMVFALGLHRESTYAELNTEEAEQKRRVFWLLFITERGYALQQAKPVMLRNSIHKPQVLCSDDPILAYGFINLIGVFESLSVNLYDWVSAGGSVSGGGNNRDGSSEMPPTSAIQATLSKPISLEGVSEIQKVDILITQQWLQAMMWKLSMTRASQPGSRNETVLPFHLPVMVGKAVMSVIAEASQGAVDAHGIGMEQKLFDLGTSIADVSRSLSTKAANSLAESTVDPRELLWGILSTLSRIRGSQSYLFPSLLERCKGTLGFDSPTPLSISDFHQINPPLLNSASSSSIASETLDISGPWPAADDNTMDSSTGSRTTNSCAWEITSGDTNDQNQTSDQPPSLSGSSSVPLSVSRMHSSTSMAAELSFQAGRLLT; this is translated from the exons ATGGCCTCACCAGCCGCTCCGAAACACAAACCTTTCAAGCAGGCCTGTGACAACTGTCGCCGGAGGAAAATCAAGTGCTCACGAGAGCTCCCGTGCGACAAGTGCCAGCGCCTGctcctttcctgctcctACAGCGATGTGCTGCGTCGCAAAGGGCCGAAATTTCGGACTCTATACCCTCTAGCGCCTATCCATCCACTAGTGGCCAGAGACCGACAGATTCTCCAGTATGATCCTCCACGATTCTCTGCAGAGAGGGAATGGTATGCAGAGCCTACGAGCTACCCGGTCGGCGGCTCGCCCACGTCTCCGCCCTTCATGGAAGAGCCGCAATATCTGCCGCCTGAACACCCTGACTCATTCAGCCGGCTGCCTCCACCAGAACTCGTCTCTTCGCCGGATTCTCTGAACTCCCTATCGGACTCTCCGACTGCGGTGCTGTTTCGTTCGCCGCGGATTCTGACCGCACCTGTGCTTCTGGCGCACGTCAATGTCTACTTGAAATATATGTTTCCTATCATGCCCGTGGTCCGAAGAGAAGAGCTCCAGCAGGACTGCCACCATCCAGAGCGTCTAACTCCCCAGCGGTACGCCTTTCTGGCCTCCCTATGTGCCGCCACACATATCCAGCTGAAACTCGACGGAGCAACGCCCGTCGCGGATCCTTCGCATTTTCAGGCCGGTGAGAACTCATCAATGTCCGGTGAAGAACTGCTCGCCGAAGCCGTGCGCGCAAGGAAAGATTGCGACCCAATTGAGGATATGAATGTTGAGAGTCTTCTAACCTCATTCTTCCTATTTGCTTCATACGGAAATCTAGACCGCCAGGACCACGCATGGTTCTATCTTTGCCAGGCGACATCAATGGTTTTCGCATTGGGCTTGCACCGCGAATCAACATACGCCGAGTTGAACACCGAAGAAGCAGAACAGAAGCGACGGGTCTTCTGGCTGCTCTTCATCACAGAACG AGGCTATGCCCTCCAACAAGCGAAACCTGTCATGCTCCGCAACTCCATCCACAAACCGCAAGTCCTGTGCTCCGACGACCCGATTCTCGCCTACGGcttcatcaacctcatcGGCGTCTTCGAGAGCCTCAGCGTCAACCTTTACGACTGGGTCTCAGCAGGGGGAAGCGTAAGCGGAGGTGGAAATAACCGAGACGGCTCCTCCGAGATGCCGCCTACATCAGCCATCCAGGCAACTCTCAGCAAACCGATCTCGCTCGAGGGTGTCTCGGAAATCCAAAAGGttgatatcctcatcacACAGCAGTGGCTTCAGGCCATGATGTGGAAACTCTCCATGACGCGTGCATCGCAGCCAGGCTCGCGGAATGAGACGGTCCTCCCGTTCCATCTTCCTGTAATGGTGGGCAAGGCTGTTATGTCTGTCATTGCGGAGGCATCGCAGGGGGCTGTCGACGCGCATGGGATTGGGATG GAACAAAAGCTCTTCGATCTTGGTACATCTATCGCCGACGTCTCACGTTCTCTCTCCACAAAAGCTGCAAACAGCCTCGCCGAGTCAACCGTCGACCCCCGCGAGCTCCTCTGGGGTATCCTTTCCACCCTCTCCCGCATCCGTGGCTCCCAGTCGTACCTCTTCCCATCTCTCCTTGAGCGCTGCAAAGGCACCCTCGGCTTTGATTCCCCGACGCCGCTTTCTATCAGTGACTTCCACCAGATTAATCCTCCGCTTCTCAATTCCGCtagctcttcttcaattgcttctgaaaCTTTAGATATCTCTGGACCATGGCCCGCGGCTGATGACAATACTATGGATTCTAGCACAGGCAGCAGGACAACAAATTCGTGTGCATGGGAAATAACTTCTGGTGATACGAACGACCAGAACCAGACTAGTGATCAGCCGCCTTCATTGTCTGGATCATCGTCAGTACCCCTTTCGGTCTCGCGAATGCATTCGTCCACTAGTATGGCTGCAGAACTCTCGTTTCAAGCTGGGAGGTTATTGACTTGA
- a CDS encoding protein agdA (transcript_id=CADANIAT00008685), whose amino-acid sequence MVRFLHLAGTLPVLASGAVQDALRPVAESAATVTATATVAGQQAQFTLSDYVDVGADLIANVDDPEAVNAQSVCPGYKASDIQQTDLGFTASLRLAGEPCNVYGTDVESLTLEMQYQDTDRLNIQITPTYVDASNASWYILPEEFVPRPKPAAGASESHSDFAVTWSNEPTFNFQVTRKSTGEVLFDTAGSVLVFENQFIEFVTSLPEEYNLYGLGERINQLRLLRNATLTSYAADIGNPIDANIYGQHAFYVDTRYFSVDEAGKHTYVKSSEADPSATYTSYSHGVFLRNSHGHEVVLNPQGLTWRTIGGSIDLTLYSGPTVAEVTKQYQRSTVGLPAMQKYDTLGFHQCRWGYNNWSVFADVLANFEKFEIPLEYLWADIDYMHGYRNFENDEYRFPYNETKVFLDKLHAGGRHFVPIVDAALYIPNPQNASDSYETYTRGAARDVFLKNPDGSLYIGAVWPGYTVFPDWHHPDAADFWANELVTWYEKVKFDGVWYDMSEVSSFCVGSCGSRNRTLNPVHPPFRLPGEPGNVDYEYPEGFELSNATEAASASAASSSQAATTATETTTSTSSYLRTSPTPGVRNVNYPPYVINHVQTGHDLAVHAVSPNATHVDGYHEYDVHSLYGHMGIQATYRGLTQIAPRKRPFIIGRSTFAGSGKWAGHWGGDNYSRWSSMYFSISQALQFSLYGIPMFGVDTCGFSGNTAEELCNRWMQLSAFFPFYRNHNVLGTIPQEPYQWASVIDATKKAMRIRYALLPYFYTLMHDAHTTGSTVLRALAWEFPDDPSLAAIDNQFLVGPSILVTPVLEPQVSTVKGVFPGVGQGEVWYDWYTQTAVDAQPGVNTTIDAPLGHIPVYVRGGSILPMQEPALTTRDARKTPWALLVALGKDGTASGHLYLDDGESIHPKVSLNVKFRATQTALTVSSEGEWKEANPLANVTILGVLENPVSVTSNGQQVPAEYDAQSRILVITGLNQFTNNGAWGQDWTLRW is encoded by the exons ATGGTCCGCTTCCTGCACCTAGCTGGGACCCTTCCGGTCCTAGCCTCTGGCGCAGTCCAGGACGCCCTCCGGCCAGTTGCCGAGTCCGCCGCGACCGTAACCGCAACCGCGACCGTAGCCGGGCAACAGGCTCAATTTACACTCTCGGATTATGTGGATGTCGGGGCAGACTTGATTGCCAATGTGGACGATCCCGAAGCCGTCAATGCCCAGTCCGTCTGTCCTGGGTACAAGGCTTCCGATATACAACAAACGGACCTGGGCTTTACCGCCAGCCTACGGCTGGCCGGCGAGCCCTGCAATGTATACGGGACGGACGTCGAGTCTTTGACTTTGGAGATGCAGTATCAGGATACGGACCGCTTGAACATCCAAATCACACCGACCTACGTGGACGCATCCAACGCGTCCTGGTATATTCTGCCAGAGGAATTCGTCCCCCGACCGAAACCGGCCGCAGGTGCGTCCGAGTCGCACAGCGACTTCGCCGTGACATGGTCAAACGAGCCAACTTTCAACTTTCAGGTCACCCGGAAGTCGACAGGCGAGGTGCTCTTCGATACGGCCGGTTCCGTATTGGTTTTCGAAAACCAATTCATCGAGTTTGTGACATCTTTGCCGGAGGAATATAACCTGTATGGTCTAGGAGAACGCATCAACCAGCTCCGTCTGTTGCGAAACGCCACACTGACCTCCTATGCGGCTGACATTGGCAATCCGATTGATGC CAACATCTACGGACAGCACGCATTTTACGTAGACACAAGATACTTCTCAGTTGACGAGGCTGGAAAACACACATACGTGAAAAGTAGTGAGGCTGACCCTTCGGCAACATATACCTCCTACTCGCATGGGGTTTTCCTCAGAAACTCTCACGGCCATGAAGTTGTGTTGAATCCGCAGGGCCTGACTTGGCGGACGATTGGAGGAAGCATCGACCTCACCCTCTACTCGGGGCCGACTGTAGCAGAGGTCACAAAGCAATACCAGCGCAGCACCGTTGGTCTCCCCGCTATGCAAAAGTACGACACGCTTGGTTTCCATCAATGCCGGTGGGGTTACAACAACTGGTCGGTCTTTGCAGATGTTCTTGCGAATTTCGAGAAATTTGAGATTCCGTTGGAATATCTCTG GGCCGACATTGACTATATGCATGGTTATAGAAATTTTGAAAATGACGAGTATAGATTTCCATATAACGAGACCAAAGTTTTCTTGGACAAGCTTCACGCAGGTGGGCGCCATTTTGTCCCAATTGTGGACGCGGCGCTGTATATCCCTAATCCGCAAAACGCTTCAGATTC TTATGAAACGTACACTCGAGGCGCAGCTCGAGACGTCTTCCTGAAGAATCCAGATGGCAGCCTCTACATCGGCGCTGTATGGCCTGGTTATACAGTCTTTCCCGACTGGCATCATCCCGATGCGGCTGATTTCTGGGCCAACGAGCTCGTGACTTGGTATGAGAAAGTCAAATTCGATGGAGTGTGGTACGACATGAGTGAGGTATCGTCTTTCTGTGTGGGAAGCTGTGGGTCTCGAAACCGGACACTCAACCCCGTTCACCCGCCTTTCAGATTGCCAGGTGAACCGGGCAACGTTGATTACGAGTATCCTGAAGGATTTGAGCTGTCCAACGCGACAGAGGCTgcttcggcatctgcagcttcTTCGAGCCAGGCCGCAACCACCGCCACAGAGACTACGACATCCACCAGCTCTTACTTGCGTACTTCGCCCACTCCTGGTGTCCGTAATGTCAACTATCCACCTTATGTGATCAACCATGTCCAGACGGGCCATGATCTTGCTGTGCATGCAGTCTCGCCAAATGCTACTCACGTTGACGGTTATCACGAGTACGACGTGCACAGCCTCTACGGACATATGGGTATCCAGGCCACCTACCGAGGTTTGACTCAGATTGCGCCCAGGAAGCGTCCATTCATCATTGGCCGCTCGACGTTTGCTGGCTCTGGAAAATGGGCCGGCCATTGGGGCGGTGACAACTACTCCCGGTGGTCATCCATGTACTTTTCAATCTCGCAAGCGTTGCAGTTTTCTCTCTACGGCATTCCGATGTTCGGAGTCGATACGTGCGGGTTTAGTGGAAATACCGCGGAGGAACTCTGCAACCGCTGGATGCAGTTGTCGGCTTTCTTCCCGTTCTATCGTAACCATAATGTTCTTGGGACAATCCCTCAGGAGCCTTATCAATGGGCATCGGTCATTGATGCCACCAAGAAGGCGATGAGGATCCGATATGCTTTGCTGCCTTATTTCTACACTTTGATGCATGACGCGCATACTACGGGCTCTACTGTGCTGCGAGCGCTGGCCTGGGAGTTTCCGGACGATCCATCCCTGGCTGCGATTGACAATCAGTTCCTGGTCGGCCCCTCCATCCTGGTTACTCCAGTCCTCGAGCCTCAAGTAAGTACCGTTAAAGGCGTCTTTCCTGGAGTAGGGCAGGGAGAAGTCTGGTACGATTGGTACACACAAACTGCAGTTGACGCCCAGCCGGGAGTCAACACGACGATCGACGCGCCCCTCGGCCATATACCGGTCTATGTCCGGGGCGGAAGTATCCTGCCAATGCAAGAGCCTGCTTTGACGACCCGCGACGCCCGGAAGACGCCGTGGGCACTGTTAGTCGCACTCGGTAAAGACGGAACAGCTTCAGGCCATCTATACCTCGATGATGGGGAGAGTATCCATCCAAAGGTGTCGCTTAACGTCAAATTTAGGGCCACACAGACCGCCCTAACCGTATCATCCGAAGGCGAGTGGAAAGAAGCCAACCCATTGGCGAATGTAACCATTTTAGGTGTCCTTGAAAACCCGGTCTCGGTCACATCTAACGGACAGCAAGTGCCTGCAGAATATGACGCGCAGTCGCGGATCCTGGTTATTACCGGGCTGAACCAATTTACAAACAATGGTGCTTGG